The following are encoded in a window of Acipenser ruthenus chromosome 26, fAciRut3.2 maternal haplotype, whole genome shotgun sequence genomic DNA:
- the LOC117430280 gene encoding uncharacterized protein LOC117430280: MASDDQTEHLLHKYSDKPDPSDSGDSAVADLVAPCLKEGELYHVFISYSSVDCSWAHGFIDRLESARSGLLTCYHERDFIPGRTVLENMADCIQASQKVLLVLSKDFLQSRWCLLEANLSLFRDCIEHKPVLPVLLEPCTVPLHLSHLTYLEAGDPDFFSKVLKVLCTPNRLLSSSTVVLFQPPSVYNGKVLLTQQAVEGEDLPNWKAGMFSTIMVPDQLRLVLEEPEAYRKAVSVINSVPTSRFCVRYLCVRVVLCIVLALLLSSSIVLGVLTSAGVLTHYNPSANSLLARLPVGLCLMVVGLMMIPALIQITACWAKSKGKEKLREMRLRAGQANVILTREKLLVGCESRTKLHFIYLSLEGCRETFRKTFQRPGSPAGGWEEHFHTALLYFSSGYACCVTKRHFPFPQPPDMGPGHQESGIICFCQYVSLQLGRGVWA, from the coding sequence ATGGCTTCTGATGACCAAACCGAGCATCTTCTGCACAAATACTCCGATAAACCCGATCCGAGCGATTCAGGAGACAGTGCTGTGGCTGACCTTGTGGCTCCTTGTCTAAAAGAGGGTGAGCTCTACCACGTGTTCATCAGCTACAGCAGTGTAGACTGCAGCTGGGCCCACGGCTTCATCGACAGGCTGGAGTCAGCCCGGTCCGGCCTGCTGACCTGCTATCACGAGAGGGACTTTATACCCGGGAGGACCGTGCTGGAGAACATGGCCGACTGCATCCAGGCCAGCCAGAAGGTGCTGCTGGTCCTCAGCAAGGACTTCCTGCAGAGCCGCTGGTGCCTCCTGGAAGCCAACCTGTCCCTCTTCAGAGACTGCATCGAGCACAAGCCTGTGCTGCCCGTGCTGCTGGAGCCCTGCACTGTGCCCCTGCACCTCAGCCACCTCACCTATCTGGAGGCAGGGGACCCCGACTTCTTCAGCAAGGTCCTCAAGGTCCTCTGCACCCCCAACCGTCTACTGAGCAGCTCCACCGTGGTGCTCTTCCAGCCCCCCTCTGTCTACAATGGGAAAGTCCTACTCACCCAGCAAGCTGTGGAAGGGGAGGACCTACCAAACTGGAAAGCGGGGATGTTCAGCACCATAATGGTCCCCGATCAGCTCCGATTGGTCCTGGAAGAACCTGAAGCTTACAGGAAGGCTGTGAGTGTGATCAACAGTGTCCCCACTTCCAGGTTCTGCGTCAGGTATCTCTGTGTGCGAGTGGTGCTTTGCATTGTATTGGcactgctcctctcctcctcgATAGTGTTAGGAGTATTGACGTCAGCTGGAGTCCTAACCCATTATAATCCTTCAGCCAACTCCCTCCTTGCTCGGTTGCCAGTCGGGCTGTGTCTGATGGTCGTTGGGTTAATGATGATCCCAGCCCTGATTCAGATCACAGCCTGCTGGGCTAAAAGCAAAGGGAAAGAAAAGCTAAGAGAGATGCGTCTGCGAGCCGGACAGGCCAACGTGATTCTGACTCGGGAGAAGCTCCTGGTGGGCTGCGAGTCGAGAACCAAGCTGCACTTCATCTACCTGTCCCTGGAGGGCTGCAGGGAGACTTTCCGCAAGACCTTCCAGCGCCCAGGCAGCCCTGCGGGAGGGTGGGAGGAGCACTTCCACACAGCCCTGCTCTACTTCTCCTCAGGATACGCCTGCTGTGTGACGAAAAGGCACTTCCCCTTCCCCCAGCCCCCGGACATGGGCCCTGGGCACCAGGAGAGTGGAATAATATGCTTCTGCCAGTATGTCTCTCTGCAACTAGGCAGAGGGGTATGGGCATAG